The Candidatus Krumholzibacteriia bacterium DNA window TGATGCCGGGCGACAACGTGGAGCTGCAGGTGGATCTGATCACCCCGATCGCAATGGAAGAGGGACTCCGCTTCGCGATCCGCGAGGGCGGCCGCACCGTCGGTGCCGGTGTCGTCGCGGAGATCTACGAGTAGTCCGGCGCGCCCGCCGCGTGGGGGCGCGACGACGATGATCGGTAGGGGTGTAGCTCAGTTGGCTAGAGCATCGGTCTCCAAAACCGAGGGTCGCGGGTTCGAATCCTGCCACCCCTGCCACCTTTCTCCCTGAACGACGCACCCGGTGACGGGGCGTCGGCGAGCGACGGCCATGGAACGCATCAAGACCTTCGTGAAGGAGAGCTGGGCCGAGCTGGGCAAGATCACCTGGCCGAACCGGCAGGAGCTGGCCGAGTCGACGGTGGTCGTGATCGTGTCGGTCATCCTGATCACGATCTTCATCGGCCTGGTCGACCTGGGCTTCAGCAATCTCTTGAAGCTCTTCGCGCGGACGGTCTGATCGACCGTCGCCGCCAGTGGAAGTGGTGACCATGATCGGAGATCCCAAGCATTCGCCCGAGGGCGAGGCCGACGACGCGACGACGCCGGACACGACCGGCGCCGAGACGCCGGCGTCCGGGTCTTCGGAATCGGAAGGCGACGAGCCCGCTCGTCATCCGGACCTGAAGTGGTACGTCGTGCACGCGAACACCGGGCACGAGAACAAGGTCAAGCGCAACATCGAGGGCTCGATCCGTGCGGACGAGTCCATGCAGAAGTACTTCGGCGACGTGCTCGTGGTCACCCAGGAAGTGACCGAGATGCGCAACGGCAAGCGCGTCACGAGCAAGCGCAAGTTCTTCCCGAGTTACGTGCTCGTGGAGATGGTGCTGAACGACGAGACCCTCCACTTCATGAACAACATTCCCGGCGTGACCCGCTTCGTGGGTGCGGGCAACAAGCCCCAGGCCCTGAGCGAGCAAGAGGTCGATCGTATCCTCGGGCGCATGCGCAAGACCGAGGACAAGACGGTCCACGAGATCCCCTTCAACGTGGGTGACGCGGTCGAGGTCATGGACGGTCCGTTCAGTGACTTCACGGGCATCGTGAACGAAGTCAATCCCGACAAGGGCAAGCTCAAGGTGATGGTCTCGATCTTCGGACGCGAGACCCCCGTGGAGCTCGATTTTCTCCAGGTGAAGGCGCTGTAGGCGACCGGAGGCGATTGTCATGGCCAAGAAGGTCACTGGGTACATCAAGCTTCAGATCCCGGCGGGTCAGGCGAATCCTGCCCCTCCGGTCGGTCCTGCGCTCGGCCAGCACGGTCTGAACATCATGGACTTCTGCAAGTTGTTCAACGACCGCACCAAGGAGCAGATGGGCATGATCATCCCCGTGGTGATCACCGTCCATCACGACCGCACCTTCACCTTCATCACCAAGACCCCGCCCGCGGCCGTGCTGCTGCGCAAGGCGGCCGGGATCGAAAAAGGTTCGGGGGAGCCGAACAAGACCAAGGTCGGCAAGGTGCCTCTGGCCGAGGTCCGCAAGATCGCCGAGCTCAAGGCCCCCGATCTGAACTCCCACGACGTCGACGCCGCCATGCGCATGGTCATGGGGACCGCACGCAGCATGGGCCTCGAGGTCGAGTAGAGAGTCCGTCGCGGCCCCGCTCGAGGGGCCCCCACAACACCCCGCGGTTGCATCGTCCGCACCGTCGCTCCGCTCCGCCGGACGTCGGGAGATCGCAAACGAGGTCCTATGAAACGAGGAAAGAGCTGGAAGGCGGCCCAGGAGTCGATCGACCGGCTGAAGCTCTATGATCTCGACGAAGCCGTCGAGACGATCCAGGCCCTGCCCAAGGCGAAGTTCGACGAATCGGTCGACCTGTCCGTGAAGCTCGGGGTCGACCCGCGCCACGCCGACCAGATGGTCCGTGGCACGGTCGTCCTGCCGAACGGAACGGGCAAGACGGTCCGTGTGCTCGTGCTCACCCAGGGTCCGAAGGTCGACGAGGCCAAGGAGGCCGGCGCCGACCACGTCGGCTCCGACGAGTACATCGAGAAGCTCCAGGGGGGCTGGCTCGACGTCGACGTGATCATCGCCACGCCCGACATGATGGGCAAGGTCGGCCGGCTGGGGAAGATCCTCGGCCCGCGCGGCCTGATGCCGAACCCGAAGGTCGGGACGGTCACCATGGACGTGGCGAAGGCCGTGAGCGATTCCAAGGCCGGTCGCGTGGAGTACCGCGTCGACAAGGCCGGCAACATCCATTGCCCGGTGGGCCGCCGCAGCTTCGACTCGCAGGCGCTCACCGAGAACATCCAGGCCGTGCTCAAGGAGCTGCAGCGGGCGAAGCCCGCCGCGGCCAAGGGCAATTACATGCAGTCCTGCAGCATCAGCGCCACCATGAGCCCGGCGGTCAGGGTCGACACGTCCAAGGCTCTCAAGGTCTGAGGGAGGAATCGAGATGGCACGTCCGGAGAAGGTCGCCGAGGTCGAGGTCCTCACCACCCTCATGACCAGGAGCGAAGGTCTGGTCCTGTGTGACTTCAGCGGGTTGACCGTGGCCGAGGCCAACGATCTGCGCGGCAAGTGCCGCGAGCAGAACGTGACGCTTCGCGTGGTCAAGAACCGTCTGGCCCAGCGGGCGGCGACGGCCGCCGAGTACGAATCGCTGAACGACCTGCTCAAGGGTCCGACGGCGATCGCGTTCGGCCTCGAAGGGCCGGTGGAGCCCGCAAAGGTCCTCACCGACTACGCCAAGGACAACGAGAAGGTCACGATCAAGGGCGGCTTCGTCGACGGCGAGGTCCTGAGTCTCGAGCAGGTCAGGTCCCTGTCCGAGATCCCGAGCCACATCGAGCTGATCACCATGATCGCGCGCGGGATCAACTCGCCGGCCACGGGCCTGGCGGGTTCGGTCAGCGCCGTCATGTCGGGTCTGGCTCGCGCGATCAAGGCCGCAGCCGAGAAGAACGAAGAAGTCGCCGCCTGATCCAGGTTTCACGATCCCGGTCGCGGGCCCCCGGGCATCCGGGTCCGTACGCGTACGTCACGCGACCATAAATCCGGCCACGACCGAATCCGCGGTCCAAGTGTTCGGTGGTCGCACGCCAGGAGAAAGAATCCGATGTCCGAAGAGACGACCAGCGTCGAACTGAGCGAGAACGCCGCCAAGATCCTCGACATGATCTCCGAGCTGAAGCTTCTCGAGGCCGCCGATCTGGTGAAGGCCATCGAGGACAAGTTCGGCGTGAGTGCCGCCGCGCCGGTGGCCGCCGTGGGTGCGATGCCCGGAGCCGGCGCTGCCGCCGAGGCCGAGGCCGAGCAGACCGAGTTCGACGTCGTCCTGGCCGCGGCCGGCGACAAGAAGATCCAGGTCATCAAGGAGGTCCGCGCGATCACCGGTCTGGGTCTGAAGGAAGCGAAGGAACTCGTCGAGGGCGCGCCGAAGCCGGTGAAGGAAGCCGTCGAGAAGGACGAGGCCGAAAAGCTCAAGGAGAAGCTCGAGGGCGTGGGCGCCACCGTCGAGGTCAAGTAGTGCTCCCGGGGCCGACCGGGGAACGGGTCCCACGGGAAGGGAACCGCTCTCGGAGCCTCGGCCCTGTACCGGCGAAGACACCGGGGGTGGCGGGTGCCACCTCCGGTCGATTCGCATGAACGATCACCCGCGGAATCCTGCGTCGTTCCGCCCGTGATCCGGCCGCATCCGATCGAAGCGATCGGACGGCCATCGCGTTCCCGCGCACGACCTCACCGCCGAGGAAGGGATCCGACGTGACGGAATTGTCGAAGCCGATCTATCAGACCAGCCCCGAGACCGGACGCCGCAGCTACAGCAAGATCGCCTCCAGCTTCCAGATGCCGAATCTTCTGGCCGTTCAGCTGGAGTCGTTCAACGAGTTCCTGCAGGTCGGGGTCCCCGTGGAACAACGCAAGGACTGGGGCCTGGAGTCCGTGTTCCGCAACATCTTCCCCATCACCTCCAGTCGTGAGCATCTCACGCTGGAGTACATGTACTACCTCACGGGCGAACCGAAGTACACCGTCGAGGAGTGCCAGGAACGCGGCCTCACGTTTTCGGTGCCGCTGAAGGTTCAGATGCGTCTGGTGGTCAAGGAGGCCGATCCCGACAGCGGTGAGATGCGTCTCAAGGAGACGGTGGAACACCCCGTCTACCTCGGCGAGTTGCCGAAGATCACGGAGAAGGGCACGTTCATCATCAACGGTGCCGAGCGCGTGATCGTCAGTCAGCTCCACCGCAGCCCGGGTGTGTTCTTCAACGACGAGACGCACCCGAACGGAACGCGACTCTTCACGTCGCGCATCATTCCGTACCGGGGGTCGTGGGTCGAGTTCTCGACCGACATCAACGACATCATGTACATCCACATCGACCGGAAGCGGAAGCAGCCGGTCACCGTGATCCTGCGGGCCCTGGGATTCGAGACCGACGAGTCGGTCCTCGAACTCTTCCACGAGGTGGAGCAGCTGAAGGTCCCGACGCGCATGACCACCAAGCGCGCCGAAGAGATCCTCGAGTCGATCGCCGCCGCCGACGTCTACCTGGGCGACGCCGAGGAACCGCTGATCGAGGCCGGCGAGGTCATCAAGGAAGAGCATCTCGAGCAGATGATCGAGGCCAAGGTCGCCAAGGTGAAGGTGATCAAGAAGGGTCAGGTGAGCACCAACGAGCCCAGCCTGATGCTGAACACCCTCGCCAAGGATCCGACCGGCAACAAGGACGAGGCGCTGCGGAAGATCTACAACGTGTTGCGGCCCGGTGATCCGCCCAATGAGGGTGCGGCCAAGAGCCTGTTCGAGCGTCTGTTCTTCAACGAGAAGAAGTACGACCTGGCGGAGGTCGGCCGTCACAAGCTCAACACGCGCCTGGGCCTTGACACCCCGCTCGAGACGCGGACGCTCACGCCGAGCGACTTCCTCGCGATCATCCAGACCATGATCAACCTGCGTCTGGGCCGCGAGGACGTGGACGACATCGACCACTTCGGGAATCGCCGTGTCCGTAGCGTCGGTGAGCTCCTCGCCAACCAGTTCAGCGTGGGCCTGTCGCGGATGGCGCGGATCGTCAAGGAGCGCATGAACCTCAGCGACAAGGACAACCTGACGCCGCAGGACCTGGTGAACGCGCGTACGGTGAGCGCGGTGATCCAGAGCTTCTTCGGCAGCAGCCAGCTGAGCCAGTTCATGGACCAGACGAACCCGCTGAGCGAGCTGACGCACAAGCGGCGTCTGTCGGCGCTCGGACCGGGCGGTCTGCACCGCGACCGGGCGGGCTTCGAGGTCCGCGACGTGCACTACACGCATTATGGTCGCATGTGCCCGATCGAGACCCCGGAGGGGCCGAACATCGGCCTGATCTCGTCGCTGTCGACGCTGGCGCGGATCAACGACTACGGCTTCATCGAGACTCCGTACCGCAAGGTCAAGAACGGTCTCGTGAGCAACGACATCGACTATCTCGCCGCCGACATCGAAGACCAGTTCACGATCGCGCAGGCCAACGCCCCGCTCGACGACAAGAGCAGGTTCGTCAACGACCGGGTGCTGTCGCGGCAGCGAGGCGAGTTCCCGCTGATCGACGGCCAGCTCGTCGAGTACATGGACGTGTCGCCGAAGCAGATCGTCAGCGCGGCGGCGTCGCTCATCCCCTTCCTCGAGCACGACGACGCGAACCGTGCCCTCATGGGGTGCAACATGCAGCGTCAGGCCGTGCCCCTGCTCCGCACCGAGTCGCCCTACGTGGGTACCGGGATGGAGCGGAAGGTCGCCATCGACTCGGGGGCGGTGATCACCGCACTCGACGAAGGCGAGGTCCAGTCGGTCCAGGCGGACTCGATCGTGGTGAAGTACGAAAACCTCGAGGACGACGAGGCCGGAGACTTCTTCTGCGTGCAGGGGATCGTCGAGCACCGGCTGCAGAAGTTCCGGCGCAGCAACCAGGACACGTGCATCAACCAGCGCCCGGTGGTGAAGGTCGGCCAGCGTGTGCAGAAGGGCGAGGTCATCGCCGACGGCCCCGGGACCCAGGAGGGCGAGCTCGCCCTCGGCCGGAACATGCTCGTGGCCTTCATGCCCTGGGGTGGCTACAACTTCGAGGACGCCATCCTGGTGAGTGATCGCATCGTCAAGGACGACATGCTCACCTCGTTGCACATCGAGGAGTTCGAGCTCCAGGTGCGCGACACCAAGCGCGGTGTGGAGGAGATCACCCGCGAGATCCCGAACGTCGGTGAGGACGCGCTGAAGAACCTCGACGAAGAGGGGATCATCTACATCGGTGCTCCGGTGAAGGCCGGGGACATCCTCGTGGGCAAGGTCACGCCGAAGGGTGAGACCGAACTCAGTCCCGAGGAACGCCTGCTGCGCGCGATCTTCGGCGAGAAGGCCGGCGACGTGAAGGACGCCAGCCTGAAGGCGCCCCCGGGCATGGACGGCATCGTCGTCGACGTCCGGGTGTTCAGCCGGAGCGAGCGCACCGACCGCAGCAAGAAGTTCGAGAAACAGTCGATCGATCGTCTGGGCCGGAAGAAGCGCAACCTGCAGAAGCAGGTGAAGGAGATCCGCAACAACCGACTGCGCCGCCTCATGGCGGGTCAGACGGCGCGGTCGGTGATCGATCCCGACACCAGCGAGGTGCTGATGCGCAAGGGCGCGAAGATCAGCGCCAAGGCGCTCGAGGACTTCGATTTCGACCGCGTACACTGGGGTCTGCAGCTCGTCGCCGACGAGGCCATGGACGCCCGCATCCGCAACGTCTTCGAGAGCGCGCACCGCGAGCTCGAGAAGCTGGAAGTCCAGTACCAGAAGGACGTCGAGCGCGTGCAGCGGGGCGATGAACTGCCCCCGGGCGTGGTGAAGATGGTGAAGGTCTACGTCGCCCGGAAGCGCAAGCTGCAGGTCGGCGACAAGATGGCCGGTCGCCACGGGAACAAGGGTGTCGTCGCCCGGATCATG harbors:
- the rplA gene encoding 50S ribosomal protein L1, with translation MKRGKSWKAAQESIDRLKLYDLDEAVETIQALPKAKFDESVDLSVKLGVDPRHADQMVRGTVVLPNGTGKTVRVLVLTQGPKVDEAKEAGADHVGSDEYIEKLQGGWLDVDVIIATPDMMGKVGRLGKILGPRGLMPNPKVGTVTMDVAKAVSDSKAGRVEYRVDKAGNIHCPVGRRSFDSQALTENIQAVLKELQRAKPAAAKGNYMQSCSISATMSPAVRVDTSKALKV
- the rpoB gene encoding DNA-directed RNA polymerase subunit beta, whose protein sequence is MTELSKPIYQTSPETGRRSYSKIASSFQMPNLLAVQLESFNEFLQVGVPVEQRKDWGLESVFRNIFPITSSREHLTLEYMYYLTGEPKYTVEECQERGLTFSVPLKVQMRLVVKEADPDSGEMRLKETVEHPVYLGELPKITEKGTFIINGAERVIVSQLHRSPGVFFNDETHPNGTRLFTSRIIPYRGSWVEFSTDINDIMYIHIDRKRKQPVTVILRALGFETDESVLELFHEVEQLKVPTRMTTKRAEEILESIAAADVYLGDAEEPLIEAGEVIKEEHLEQMIEAKVAKVKVIKKGQVSTNEPSLMLNTLAKDPTGNKDEALRKIYNVLRPGDPPNEGAAKSLFERLFFNEKKYDLAEVGRHKLNTRLGLDTPLETRTLTPSDFLAIIQTMINLRLGREDVDDIDHFGNRRVRSVGELLANQFSVGLSRMARIVKERMNLSDKDNLTPQDLVNARTVSAVIQSFFGSSQLSQFMDQTNPLSELTHKRRLSALGPGGLHRDRAGFEVRDVHYTHYGRMCPIETPEGPNIGLISSLSTLARINDYGFIETPYRKVKNGLVSNDIDYLAADIEDQFTIAQANAPLDDKSRFVNDRVLSRQRGEFPLIDGQLVEYMDVSPKQIVSAAASLIPFLEHDDANRALMGCNMQRQAVPLLRTESPYVGTGMERKVAIDSGAVITALDEGEVQSVQADSIVVKYENLEDDEAGDFFCVQGIVEHRLQKFRRSNQDTCINQRPVVKVGQRVQKGEVIADGPGTQEGELALGRNMLVAFMPWGGYNFEDAILVSDRIVKDDMLTSLHIEEFELQVRDTKRGVEEITREIPNVGEDALKNLDEEGIIYIGAPVKAGDILVGKVTPKGETELSPEERLLRAIFGEKAGDVKDASLKAPPGMDGIVVDVRVFSRSERTDRSKKFEKQSIDRLGRKKRNLQKQVKEIRNNRLRRLMAGQTARSVIDPDTSEVLMRKGAKISAKALEDFDFDRVHWGLQLVADEAMDARIRNVFESAHRELEKLEVQYQKDVERVQRGDELPPGVVKMVKVYVARKRKLQVGDKMAGRHGNKGVVARIMPEEDMPYLEDGTPCDIVLNPLGVPSRMNLGQLMETHLGWCAHKLGYKVETPVFDGGNWQDIEAALGEAELPINGKARLFDGRSGDELDNEVTVGYIYMLKLSHLVDDKIHARSIGPYSLVTQQPLGGKAQFGGQRFGEMEVWALEAYGAANTLQEMLTVKSDDVVGRSKVYEAIVKGENPPEPGIPESFNVLMKELQALCLDVQLEQAK
- the rplL gene encoding 50S ribosomal protein L7/L12, translated to MSEETTSVELSENAAKILDMISELKLLEAADLVKAIEDKFGVSAAAPVAAVGAMPGAGAAAEAEAEQTEFDVVLAAAGDKKIQVIKEVRAITGLGLKEAKELVEGAPKPVKEAVEKDEAEKLKEKLEGVGATVEVK
- the tuf gene encoding elongation factor Tu (EF-Tu; promotes GTP-dependent binding of aminoacyl-tRNA to the A-site of ribosomes during protein biosynthesis; when the tRNA anticodon matches the mRNA codon, GTP hydrolysis results; the inactive EF-Tu-GDP leaves the ribosome and release of GDP is promoted by elongation factor Ts; many prokaryotes have two copies of the gene encoding EF-Tu); translated protein: MPGDNVELQVDLITPIAMEEGLRFAIREGGRTVGAGVVAEIYE
- the rplK gene encoding 50S ribosomal protein L11; this translates as MAKKVTGYIKLQIPAGQANPAPPVGPALGQHGLNIMDFCKLFNDRTKEQMGMIIPVVITVHHDRTFTFITKTPPAAVLLRKAAGIEKGSGEPNKTKVGKVPLAEVRKIAELKAPDLNSHDVDAAMRMVMGTARSMGLEVE
- the secE gene encoding preprotein translocase subunit SecE, which codes for MERIKTFVKESWAELGKITWPNRQELAESTVVVIVSVILITIFIGLVDLGFSNLLKLFARTV
- the rplJ gene encoding 50S ribosomal protein L10, which codes for MARPEKVAEVEVLTTLMTRSEGLVLCDFSGLTVAEANDLRGKCREQNVTLRVVKNRLAQRAATAAEYESLNDLLKGPTAIAFGLEGPVEPAKVLTDYAKDNEKVTIKGGFVDGEVLSLEQVRSLSEIPSHIELITMIARGINSPATGLAGSVSAVMSGLARAIKAAAEKNEEVAA
- the nusG gene encoding transcription termination/antitermination protein NusG; this encodes MIGDPKHSPEGEADDATTPDTTGAETPASGSSESEGDEPARHPDLKWYVVHANTGHENKVKRNIEGSIRADESMQKYFGDVLVVTQEVTEMRNGKRVTSKRKFFPSYVLVEMVLNDETLHFMNNIPGVTRFVGAGNKPQALSEQEVDRILGRMRKTEDKTVHEIPFNVGDAVEVMDGPFSDFTGIVNEVNPDKGKLKVMVSIFGRETPVELDFLQVKAL